In Pseudonocardia cypriaca, a single genomic region encodes these proteins:
- a CDS encoding potassium-transporting ATPase subunit C, with the protein MLTLLTRQAGAALRMLVVATIALGLVYPLAVWGVAHVPGLASQAEGSIVLGTDGTPVGSTLIGIDPVAADPANDPYFHSRPSASGDPATSGGSNKGGFDADLLAAVEQRRSAIAQREGVSPDRVPADAVTASASGVDPHISLAYAELQVPRVARVTGLGEERVRELVAASTDHAVLGIFGADGVNVTELNLAVAR; encoded by the coding sequence ATGCTGACCCTGCTCACGCGCCAGGCGGGCGCCGCCCTGCGGATGCTCGTCGTGGCGACCATCGCCCTCGGCCTGGTCTACCCGCTCGCGGTCTGGGGCGTGGCGCACGTGCCCGGCCTGGCATCGCAGGCGGAGGGCTCGATCGTCCTCGGAACCGACGGCACGCCCGTCGGGTCGACGCTGATCGGGATCGACCCGGTAGCGGCCGACCCGGCGAACGACCCGTACTTCCACAGCCGGCCCTCGGCGTCGGGCGACCCGGCCACGTCCGGCGGGTCGAACAAGGGCGGCTTCGACGCGGACCTGCTCGCGGCCGTCGAGCAGCGCCGCAGCGCGATCGCGCAGCGCGAGGGCGTGAGCCCCGACCGGGTCCCGGCCGACGCCGTCACCGCCTCCGCCTCGGGGGTCGACCCGCACATCTCCCTCGCGTACGCGGAGCTGCAGGTGCCCCGCGTCGCACGGGTGACCGGCCTGGGGGAGGAGCGGGTGCGGGAGCTGGTCGCGGCGAGCACCGACCACGCCGTCCTGGGGATCTTCGGCGCCGACGGCGTGAACGTCACGGAGCTGAACCTCGCGGTCGCGCGGTAG
- the kdpF gene encoding K(+)-transporting ATPase subunit F, with protein MILENVIGGLLAAALIVYLVIALVRPERF; from the coding sequence GTGATCCTCGAGAACGTGATCGGCGGGCTGCTGGCGGCCGCGCTGATCGTCTACCTGGTCATCGCCCTCGTTCGACCGGAGCGCTTCTGA
- the kdpB gene encoding potassium-transporting ATPase subunit KdpB, whose protein sequence is MTVVEERSIVERRELHAQRTGRTVTAGAFSPRQLWQAVPDALRKLDPRAQLRNPVMFVVWVGSVLVTGLAIAQPSVFAWLIAVWLWLTVVFANLAEAVAEGRGKAQAESLRRTRTETVARRLLPDGTEELVPAPTLRVGDRVVVEAGEVIPGDGDVVEGIATVDESAITGESAPVVRESGGDRSSVTGGTTVLSDRIVVEITTAPGESFVDRMIALVEGAERQKTPNEIALTILLSTLTIIFLLAVVALQPMAGYSGAEQSLIVLTALLVCLIPTTIGALLSAIGIAGMDRLVQRNVLATSGRAVEAAGDVDTLLLDKTGTITFGNRRATALHPAPGIATAELAAAARLSSLADETPEGRSIVALCAEADDGEAGGEFVPFTAHTRMSGLDLDGRSVRKGASSAVAKWTDAALPAEVGATVDRISAEGGTPLVVAERANGAARVLGVVQLSDVVKPGMRERFAELRAMGIRTVMITGDNPLTARAIAEEAGVDDHLAEATPEDKMALIRKEQEGGRLVAMTGDGTNDAPALAQADVGVAMNTGTAAAKEAGNMVDLDSDPTKLIDIVEIGKQLLITRGALTTFSIANDLAKYFAILPAMFVALHPQLEALNIMQLATPQSAILSAVVFNALIIVALIPLALRGVRYRPSTAAQLLRRNLLIYGVGGVVTPFVGIFLIDLLVRLIPGI, encoded by the coding sequence ATGACCGTCGTAGAGGAACGCTCCATCGTCGAGCGCCGGGAGCTGCATGCGCAGCGCACCGGCCGCACGGTGACCGCGGGCGCGTTCTCCCCGCGCCAGCTCTGGCAGGCGGTGCCGGACGCCTTGCGGAAGCTCGACCCGCGGGCGCAGCTGCGCAACCCGGTCATGTTCGTCGTCTGGGTCGGGTCCGTGCTCGTCACGGGCCTCGCGATCGCGCAGCCGAGCGTGTTCGCCTGGCTGATCGCGGTCTGGCTGTGGCTCACCGTCGTGTTCGCGAACCTGGCCGAGGCCGTCGCGGAGGGGCGCGGCAAGGCGCAGGCGGAGAGCCTGCGCCGCACGCGCACCGAGACGGTCGCCCGTCGCCTGCTGCCCGACGGCACCGAGGAGCTCGTACCCGCGCCCACCCTGCGCGTCGGCGACCGGGTGGTCGTGGAGGCGGGCGAGGTCATCCCGGGCGACGGCGACGTGGTGGAGGGCATCGCCACCGTCGACGAGTCGGCGATCACGGGAGAGTCGGCCCCGGTGGTCCGCGAGTCGGGCGGGGACCGGTCCTCGGTGACCGGAGGCACCACCGTGCTGTCCGACCGGATCGTCGTGGAGATCACGACAGCGCCGGGGGAGTCGTTCGTGGACCGCATGATCGCGCTCGTCGAGGGCGCGGAGCGGCAGAAGACGCCCAACGAGATCGCCCTGACGATCCTGCTGTCGACGCTGACGATCATCTTCCTGCTCGCCGTGGTGGCGCTGCAGCCGATGGCCGGCTACTCCGGCGCGGAGCAGTCGCTGATCGTGCTGACCGCGCTGCTGGTGTGCCTGATCCCGACCACGATCGGCGCGCTGCTGTCCGCGATCGGTATCGCAGGCATGGACCGGCTCGTCCAGCGCAACGTGCTCGCCACCTCGGGACGCGCCGTCGAGGCGGCAGGGGACGTCGACACCCTTCTGCTGGACAAGACCGGCACGATCACCTTCGGCAACCGCCGGGCGACGGCGCTGCACCCCGCCCCGGGCATCGCCACGGCGGAGCTCGCCGCGGCCGCCCGGCTCTCCAGCCTGGCCGACGAGACGCCCGAGGGGCGCAGCATCGTCGCGTTGTGCGCCGAGGCGGACGACGGGGAGGCCGGCGGCGAGTTCGTCCCGTTCACCGCGCACACCCGCATGTCCGGGCTGGACCTGGACGGCCGCAGCGTTCGCAAGGGCGCGAGCTCCGCCGTCGCGAAGTGGACCGACGCGGCCTTGCCGGCCGAGGTCGGCGCCACCGTCGACCGGATCAGCGCCGAGGGCGGTACACCGCTCGTCGTCGCCGAGCGTGCGAACGGTGCGGCGCGGGTGCTCGGCGTGGTCCAGCTGTCCGACGTGGTCAAGCCCGGCATGCGGGAGCGGTTCGCCGAGCTGCGCGCGATGGGCATCCGCACCGTGATGATCACCGGGGACAACCCGCTGACGGCACGTGCGATCGCGGAGGAGGCGGGCGTCGACGACCACCTCGCCGAGGCCACGCCCGAGGACAAGATGGCCCTGATCCGCAAGGAGCAGGAGGGCGGGCGCCTGGTCGCGATGACCGGCGACGGCACCAACGACGCGCCCGCGCTCGCCCAGGCCGACGTCGGCGTCGCGATGAACACCGGCACGGCGGCGGCCAAGGAAGCCGGGAACATGGTCGACCTCGACTCGGACCCGACGAAGCTGATCGACATCGTCGAGATCGGCAAGCAGCTGCTGATCACCCGCGGCGCGCTGACCACGTTCAGCATCGCCAACGACCTGGCGAAGTACTTCGCGATCCTGCCGGCGATGTTCGTGGCCCTCCACCCGCAGCTCGAAGCGCTCAACATCATGCAGCTCGCCACGCCGCAGTCGGCGATCCTCTCCGCGGTCGTGTTCAACGCGCTGATCATCGTGGCGCTCATACCGCTCGCGCTGCGCGGCGTTCGCTACCGCCCGTCGACCGCGGCCCAGCTGCTGCGGCGCAACCTGCTGATCTACGGCGTCGGCGGCGTGGTCACGCCGTTCGTCGGGATCTTCCTCATCGACCTGCTCGTGCGACTCATCCCCGGGATCTGA
- a CDS encoding discoidin domain-containing protein, whose product MDGLLSRELEDVLGWAATTIGVVLLAIVGMVPVIVAVLMGIVGIAVGAVVLIAAHSRQGRGAGHGVIAIIFSAVGVLTALVLSMTAFLTMSITSGAGEADSGTAVGPIPTLGPSAVGEVVRLVPQSAAASTTAPPVSDGGGVVSFEAMKALDGDASTAWRTVGDGVGETITVAFGRPVRLAGIGVIAGYASTDNASWVDRFGQNGRVASARFTLDDGRATDVTFLDSPQLQTFELTGDTTALQMTILSSTPGSSPYTAVPEVEFYGWQG is encoded by the coding sequence GTGGACGGGCTGCTCTCCCGCGAGCTCGAGGACGTCCTCGGCTGGGCCGCGACGACGATCGGCGTCGTGCTCCTCGCGATCGTCGGCATGGTCCCCGTGATCGTCGCCGTCCTGATGGGAATCGTCGGCATCGCCGTGGGGGCAGTCGTGCTCATCGCCGCACATTCACGGCAGGGGCGCGGTGCAGGTCACGGCGTCATTGCCATCATCTTCTCCGCGGTGGGTGTTCTCACCGCGCTGGTGCTGTCAATGACCGCGTTCCTCACGATGTCGATCACCTCTGGTGCGGGGGAGGCGGATTCCGGCACTGCCGTCGGCCCGATCCCCACCCTGGGGCCTTCGGCAGTGGGCGAGGTCGTTCGCCTGGTGCCGCAGTCGGCCGCCGCGTCTACGACCGCGCCCCCGGTCTCGGACGGCGGCGGCGTCGTGTCGTTCGAAGCCATGAAGGCCCTGGACGGTGATGCGTCCACGGCGTGGCGGACGGTCGGCGACGGGGTCGGTGAGACGATCACGGTCGCGTTCGGCCGACCGGTGCGTCTCGCGGGAATCGGTGTGATCGCCGGATATGCGAGCACGGACAACGCCAGCTGGGTGGACCGCTTCGGGCAGAACGGCCGTGTCGCGTCCGCGCGCTTCACACTCGACGACGGTCGTGCCACGGACGTCACTTTCCTGGACTCGCCCCAGCTGCAGACGTTCGAACTCACTGGCGACACGACCGCGCTGCAGATGACGATCCTGTCCTCGACACCCGGGTCGTCGCCGTACACCGCTGTTCCAGAAGTGGAGTTCTACGGATGGCAGGGGTAG
- a CDS encoding DUF5955 family protein, translating to MRDATNEGIQMSGGRIDAGALAVGRGARAVQGRDPHADPARAEINSRLEELLRRLDADAGRLENPEEVRDATQVVANELGKDRPNKTTITGVLTGIAAAVASVSGLATATDALLESVQSFL from the coding sequence GTGCGTGACGCCACCAACGAAGGTATCCAGATGAGCGGCGGGAGGATTGACGCAGGCGCGCTGGCCGTCGGTCGCGGGGCGCGGGCGGTCCAAGGACGCGATCCCCATGCCGACCCTGCACGCGCGGAGATCAACAGCCGTCTCGAGGAGCTGCTCCGCCGGCTCGACGCCGATGCCGGACGGCTCGAGAACCCCGAAGAAGTGCGTGACGCGACGCAGGTCGTAGCTAACGAGCTGGGCAAGGATCGGCCCAACAAGACGACCATCACGGGAGTGCTGACCGGCATCGCCGCCGCAGTGGCGTCCGTGAGTGGCTTGGCCACTGCCACCGACGCCCTGCTCGAGTCCGTCCAGAGCTTCCTCTGA
- the kdpA gene encoding potassium-transporting ATPase subunit KdpA, translating to MSVTTAGLLQLGVLLVLLAVVYVPLGNYLAAVYTSGKHWRVEKAVYRVVGVDPDAEQRWTGYAAALLAFSFLSIVLLYLLQRLQGLLPLSLGRGPVEPGIAFNTAVSFVTNTNWQSYVPETVMGHLVQMAGLTVQNFVSAAVGMGVAVALVRGFVRASSDRIGNFWVDLVRGTVRVLLPISFVAAIVLVALGVTMSLRAGVDVTGVDGQQHTIALAPAASQEAIKELGTNGGGIFNANSAHPFENPNGISNVLEIFLLLVIPVCLTRAFGVMVRDTRQGHVLLVVMGVLWGGLLTAAWWAETHPNGPAALLAGGALEGKEVRFDIPSSVLFAVSTTGTSTGAVNSLHDSYTGLGGGVVLLNMLLGEVAPGGVGAGLYGILVLAVIAVFLAGLMVGRTPEYLGKKLGRPQVTAAAIAILAMPTVVLLGTGAALAQPWELSSALANTGEHGLSEVLYAYASTGNNNGSAFAGLTVTSPFFQSTLALAMLFGRFVPILAVLALAGSLAAQKRVTPGAGTLPTNGPLFGVLVGGTVVLVAALTFFPALALGPIAEALA from the coding sequence ATGTCCGTCACGACGGCCGGGCTGCTGCAGCTCGGCGTTCTCCTCGTGCTCCTGGCCGTGGTGTACGTCCCGTTGGGCAACTACCTCGCCGCCGTCTACACCAGCGGCAAGCACTGGCGGGTCGAGAAGGCCGTCTACCGCGTGGTCGGCGTCGATCCCGACGCCGAGCAGCGCTGGACCGGGTACGCCGCAGCGCTGCTGGCGTTCTCGTTCCTGTCGATCGTGCTGCTCTACCTGCTGCAACGACTGCAGGGCCTGCTGCCGCTGAGCCTCGGCCGCGGCCCCGTCGAGCCGGGCATCGCGTTCAACACCGCGGTGTCGTTCGTGACGAACACGAACTGGCAGTCCTACGTGCCCGAGACCGTGATGGGCCACCTGGTGCAGATGGCCGGCCTGACCGTGCAGAACTTCGTGTCGGCCGCCGTCGGCATGGGGGTCGCGGTGGCGCTGGTGCGCGGGTTCGTCCGCGCGTCGAGCGACCGGATCGGCAACTTCTGGGTCGACCTCGTCCGCGGCACCGTCCGCGTGCTGCTCCCCATCTCGTTCGTCGCCGCGATCGTCCTGGTCGCGCTCGGCGTGACGATGAGCCTTCGGGCCGGGGTCGACGTGACCGGGGTGGATGGCCAGCAGCACACGATCGCCCTGGCACCGGCTGCCTCGCAGGAGGCGATCAAGGAGCTGGGCACGAACGGTGGCGGGATCTTCAACGCCAACTCCGCGCACCCCTTCGAGAACCCGAACGGGATCTCGAACGTTCTGGAGATCTTCCTGCTGCTGGTGATCCCGGTCTGCCTCACCCGCGCGTTCGGCGTGATGGTGCGCGACACCCGCCAGGGCCACGTGCTGCTCGTGGTGATGGGCGTGCTGTGGGGCGGCCTGCTCACCGCCGCCTGGTGGGCGGAGACGCACCCGAACGGGCCCGCGGCCCTCCTCGCCGGGGGAGCGCTGGAAGGCAAGGAGGTCCGCTTCGACATCCCCTCGTCGGTGCTCTTCGCCGTCTCCACGACCGGGACTTCGACGGGGGCGGTGAACTCGCTGCACGACAGCTACACCGGTCTTGGTGGCGGCGTGGTGCTGCTGAACATGCTGCTCGGTGAGGTCGCGCCGGGAGGGGTCGGCGCAGGCCTGTACGGGATCCTCGTGCTCGCGGTGATCGCCGTGTTCCTCGCCGGGCTCATGGTCGGCCGCACGCCGGAGTACCTGGGCAAGAAGCTCGGCCGCCCGCAGGTGACGGCCGCGGCGATCGCGATCCTCGCGATGCCCACGGTCGTGCTGCTCGGCACGGGGGCCGCGCTCGCCCAGCCATGGGAACTCTCGTCCGCGCTGGCCAACACCGGCGAGCACGGCCTCTCCGAGGTGCTCTACGCCTACGCCTCGACGGGCAACAACAACGGCAGCGCCTTCGCCGGCCTGACGGTGACGAGCCCGTTCTTCCAGTCCACGCTTGCCCTGGCGATGCTGTTCGGCCGGTTCGTCCCGATCCTGGCCGTGCTCGCGCTGGCCGGCTCGCTCGCCGCGCAGAAGCGCGTGACGCCCGGCGCCGGAACGCTCCCCACGAACGGGCCGCTCTTCGGCGTGCTCGTCGGCGGCACGGTCGTCCTCGTCGCCGCACTCACCTTCTTCCCTGCTCTGGCCCTCGGGCCCATCGCGGAGGCCTTGGCATGA